Genomic segment of Sander lucioperca isolate FBNREF2018 chromosome 20, SLUC_FBN_1.2, whole genome shotgun sequence:
GCTGAGCAAATGGGGCtgaggaacaactggatatactctcatctcattcatctaaaatgcatgtttgatgctttcatgtCTTAAAACTTTCATTGACATTAGGTTGGAGACCTAATTTGCCTGTTGGACCACagactgaaaaaaaatgacaccgCCCAAAGTCTGACAGGCGGTGAGATGTCGCTGTTCgcaaagcaacacagtacagaaaataagcagcACAGAAACCTCAGATGGGTCGAATTGCCGATTTCCCAGCTCTCATTCTTCCCATCTATTGAAATGAACTGCCATTTGTATACCCAGAAGTGATTTTTGTGTTAGCGCAGAGTCACGGTGATTTAGTCTGGCCTGTTGGCTGTTTTAATCAGTGATATTTAACATTGCCCAGAATGCCTTGCATCAATAAACCCTAGGGAACATGCCTGAACTTGTTGCATTAGGCTGGGGGTAGCCCACTCAAGATAACCATCAACAGTGCTGAGTTAGCACAGAAACAAGTCAAGCAGGGACAGCTAAAACTTTCAGGTATAAATCAAAATCTTGGCTGgacaatattttacatttgcTTAGGCTTCATTTTCACTGTTCTGATTTTAAACTTTGTCCTAATTCTGGCTCAGAAATCAGCTGTTTCAAATGAGGATATGCATGACACATAGGCTACCTTTATCAGAGCATCAGTGCCCATTAAAATAGTATTtgtatagtagtagtagtagtagtagtagtagtagtagtagtaatagtttGGAGGGTCAATACTTGTACATGCTTTTTGTAAACCAGGTTAACTACAGTAGTGTCTAGAGCAGCACACAGAACATAAAAAAGGGACAATGTGCTAAAAACCAAAGACATTGTCAGACTGAGCTTTGAAGGAGCAAAGAGCTGTCGTAACAGAGCAATAAGAGCATCAACCAGCTCAAAACAAAAGTTTAAATGCAATACTTTTTGAAATGTAAACCAGAAGGAGCATCCATGTCAAGTCCATACTCTGGACAACAAACAAATCTGTAACACTTCATTCAGTTACGAGCTATCTTTTGATTGTGGCTGGTAAACCTCTTGATGTGGTTAGTTTGGGACCCCAGCTTTTTATTACATGCAAACTCAAACAAAGAATGTAATTTGAATGGGGAGCGTAATGACATAAGCCTTGTGGGCTTAAATGCAGAAAATCAATACTCACGCAAAGATGATCAGCAGCTATTAACGTAGCCCTAATCAGTGTTTCACAAGTGTTGACAGCCAGAGCTGCCATCTGCAATTCAATATCCCCTTCCTTAAATTATAACCTCTATACAAAAAGCTCTGTAAACAGAATACCTGTACTGAATCACAACACAGAACATTATTATAACAGTAGGCTATAGTGGCTACTTCTTTCCAAATGAAGCTACTGTAACCAAGTTAGTGGTTCTGTTGGCTGTATTCTGGTACCAAAGGACCAAAAATTATCATTCACTGGTTGGTATAAAGCTGCCAGATGTGGAAAGGTTTTAGGGTGCTGACCTAGGCTGAGAATAAGCTTGTCACAAGTCTAGCCTTGGCATGAGTCTTGGAACCTGGCATGTCGAATTTGGCTTCTGTTAAGTAAATTCTTAGTTACAACTTGGACTTCAGTAAGGAAATCGGATGACTTAAATTTCATAATCTGGTAgtgtcaatttaaaaaataacccAAAAACGTGCCACTCCTGGCTTTAACACATAGCCCAAAGACACTTCCATTTGTTTGACGAATAGAAGCACTATCCAGGAAAATGTTCTATATGGAATCAGTTTTACAGGTGTACTTAGGCTATATCATGAAGTAGTAGCTACTCAGAAGTGCAGTAATGAAAAAGGTATAAATTAGAGTAAATTCAGTGACCCCTTACATTTTTTCGAGACCCCTTGATGGGTCCCAGCCCCCATGCTAGAACTGTCACAAAAccattttaaaactattttgtAACACTTGAAGTGAAAAAGAATGGATCCAGTTTAACATTCTTGTAGTCTAATGTGTAATAATAGTTTGGGACTGACCGTGAACTATAGAATCTTTCTAAAAATGTATCACATTTATTGCACTTATAGCCTAAAGGTTTCCCTCCTTCTTCACTGGCCCAGATTTGAATAGCGTTTGGCGGCAGATTGTGTATTGGGGGTATTATGTAGGCACTTGGGGCTGGTCCTCAAACTGCCTATTTGCATGCAGAGCGGGACCCTGTCTGCTAAAAAGTGAGTTTTCTCCACCACAGCTTTTCGCGCGGTGGCCCAGGTAATATTAGCGCCACTCGTTTCGTCCCCCACGCCTCCCTTCCCGGCCTCCCATCTGTCTGTTTCAACCGCAGAGCTAATTACTGTCAGACAAAAGCCTGGGTGATTAGGTTAAAAGGTATTAATAATGGGTTTGTAGGTGCTGGGGGTTCAGTAGACGCCCGGTATCCGTGGGAGAAGCAGGGGGAAGCCAAACCTCTCAGCTGAAAGTCAAAGATCGTCTACAAATACGACGAAACACTTGTTTGcaacaaaataatctgtgtACGAAGAACTAAACTCAGACCAGACgtcatatattacatatatctATGCCGTTTCAAATAATAGTTTGCTTTTCGCGTTATTCACAAATATACATTTGTTTTCACTCATCTAAAAGTAAACATGAATTGAAATGTCTGCAGTTGTTAAACTATTTAGCACATTACTATGATCTGTCAAATATTGTTCAATTGTCTTTGGCACATTCCTGTCTCCCTTGCTTGCTAATCACCCAGAAAGAAAAAGCACTGGACATTATTTTAGACCTCTGAATTCCCCATTGCACTGGAAAGGggttaggttaaaaaaaaaaaaaaaaaaagtaagtaagttTCTCGCGTCCATTCTAACTCCTGATTCTAtcaatgagtgagagagttgcagAGTGAGACCTCGCTTCTTTATTTTCAAATCCCCTCAGACTTTGACACAGCGCGCCGGTTGCCCCGCCAACATAACCATGGAGGCGTGGTCGTTGTCCACGCCCACTGGTCGAAGCTGATGCACGTTTCCGAGCACAACAACGCTGACTGGCTGGAGATGAATGACGCACGTATTCACCTGGGCGCTGATTGGCTGAAGTGAGCCAGATGTATGAGAGCGCCAGAAAACAAGCTTAAGCGGGTGATGCTGGAGTCTCCCCGGGACAGTGCACAGTTTCCGCTAATAGGACAGGAGTTAGAGGACAGTAGGAACAAGCTGAGGAAGATTGCCCGCTAATTTTGAAGAGGGAAATTAGCGGATATGTTAGTCTGAAGAAACTACGCACTGACAAGTCTGTAAAACTGGACACAGAGCCACATTggattatttcattcattcagcaGCTGAGAAAGGTGAGAATGATGTTTTCCCTCCAGCGGTTTCCTTCTTGCTATAACACTAGCTACGTTATGGTATGCTGGTCAGCTGACCTAGTAATGTTAGCCAAGTAAGTTAACGTCAGCTAATTCAAGTCAAATTGGCCTTTATGACTATAAATAAATCACAGTAATAGTTATTTACAGGCTCTGCCACACCTAAATGTATGGACTAATTTGATTAAATGTACCCTTTACTAATGTTTTACGAATGTTAAGGCTACATCTTATGTTACAACTTAGACTCATCTTTAACGTAATTTATTAATGTCATGTAATAATACATTCAGCTCTCGACTTTATCAGCTATCTACAGACTGGCTTTACGTCATGTTAGCAATAAACCACACTGTTAACGGACGGGGCTGATAGTTATGTTATAGCTGTTAGCTTGCTAAGGGCTAGTTAGCTAATTAGCTGATGTTTGCGCCAAATTCAGCTGACCACTCTTCTGAGTTTTCTGTAACGTTAGTAGTTGGACATTCCTTAACTTTAACCCCGCGACGATATTAGTCGTGTTAACCATTTCTGATTTTCTATATCCATCTGAACTTTTTTTTGGGGGACAGCAGTTTTCCCAGATGGAAGTTGAATGTCTAACACTGAAAGACCTCACAAGTCCCAGGAAAAGTTTCTCTGTGGAGCCGGAGGAGGATGGGGGCCAAAGTGAACAAAAGGTAAGGTGGCCCACTGCTTGATCTTAGGCGTGGTGTAAGCAGTGTAGCAGGTTCGGTGTTGGAACTTAGGGAGAGCTACAGAATCGGGCTAATCAGAGACAGATGTTTGGAGTAATGTGGTGGCATCTAAACAGTGACATAAGGTTATGAGATATGGGCTAGGCTAGGGTGGCTTTTGGATTTAGACAGCTAGGTTTCCATGAGAGAAAGTGGGAAAGCATTTTTTGAATTGGCGGagaaaaaacagcaaacaaGGCCTTTAAGTGTTTCAAAATCAGTGGATTGGCCAGGTCACTCTGTCCTTGTGTCAACATTTGACCTAAATAAAATCCCTGGATGAAGATTTGGGTTTATACAGCAGCAGGGGAAATATTTCAAGTGTCGTAATGGTGCTTTAGAATGTCCCGTTTTGCTAAAAAATTATCAATGTTGGAAATTCCTGCAGTATAAGCAACGTTTGAAACcttaacaaaacatttataaCAATTGTCTACGTTATAGGAAAACATCTGCACAGAAAGGAGAAGATCCACGCCACTAAAGTCTGCAGAGTCCACCATCCCTGCTTTGCTGATAAACAGAAAGGGTGCCACCCCTGACCTGGCCCACATCACCCCCATCAAACACACCACCCTGGCCGAGCCCTGGACGCCCACGGCCAATCTTAAGATGCTGATCAGTGCCGCGAGCCCAGACATCCGGGACAGAGAGATGAAAAAGGTGCTGTTTAGACCCATAGAGAATGAGAAGGACCAGTCAGCAAGTCCAGACACTGTGGCCGAGGATACAGAGGTGGAAGACTCTTGTCAGGTATGTGAAATGGGAGATTTTAGCACCTGCCAAAGAGGCTAAGAGCTAAACTATATAACTAAAAACAGTCTCTAGTCAATGAGGCATTTAATAAGGTCTCAGTTGAGGTCTTCTAAAAATGTCCTATTCTTTATGGCATTTGGGGAGGAATTGGTTAGACTGCAGTTATTACTTATTAGTTTGATTAGGGAAATGCtctcagagaaacacagaattAAACCGTCTAAAAAGTCCAGGGGCTAAACACTTTTTCTCACTCAACTAACTTTAGCAGCTGAACTCTCAAGATAGGGCATTTTCAAAAGCGCAAATACAGTCATTAACTTATGCCTaatagaaaaagtcatattgtatATTAGTGGGCAGTGGGAGCCTAAATCGCTTTGCTTTTTTAATATGATTATTTCTTAAATATGACGTGTGAAGGTTTTGCCAGCTTTATTGGGATTGCAGGAttgaattgttttctaaaatgtgtcCCCAAAGAAGCAGTTTGACTCtgaactagagctgggcaatatatcgccataacgatatcgtgatatgagactagatatcgtcttagattttggatatcgtaatatggcataagtgttgtcttttcctggttttaaagactgcattacagtaacgttatgtcattttctgaacttaccagactgttgtaactgttctattatttgcctttacccacttagtcattatatccacattactgattatgtatcaaaaatctcattgtgtaaatattttgtgaaagcaccaatagtcaacactacaatatcgttgcggtatcgatattgaggtatttggtcaaaaatatcgtgatatttgattttctccatatcgcccagccctactctgaACTGACGTGTGTTAATGTGTATGCCACATAACCCAAAAGGATCACACTATAACTCTAGAGGATGATGATGCCAACAGTAGCAGCAAAGTCCTCTTAGCCGGTGTCAAATTCTCTAAATAAGTGGCAAAACACAAGACTGAAAAATATGCGTTATCATTTATCTCTATGTGTTATCTGTCTGTCCAGTTTGaagctgtggaggaagaggaagatgccGACAAAAAGCCGAGCAGGAAGCAGAAAAGTCTGGGTCTGCTGTGCCAGAAGTTCCTGGCACTCTATCCTGATTACCCACCACTACACAGCCCTATCTGGATCTCTCTGGATGAGGTGGCGACTAGTCTtggtaaggggggggggggatggagACAATGGAAGCATCTGATGTCTGTTCAATGAGCATTATAAAGTTTTTATGTTATTGGATTTAGAGATGGTTGCTATGGAGACTTTTCCCTACAAAACAGCTGCATTTGGAGAAAGgctcttttttttataactttcatTCTTTTTAATCACAACACTGACCTTTTGGTgagtttttattaaaatgtaaacatattttttccCCCTCTACTCTCGCACTGAAATTGTCAGGAGTGGAGCGGCGGCGTATCTATGACATCGTCAACGTGCTCGAGTCTCTCATGATTGTGGGTCGGATAGCCAAAAACAGCTACACCTGGTACGGGCGGCGGCGGCTGGAGGCAAcgctggaggagctgcagcggAGGGGGCGGCAGCAAGGCTACCACCTCCAAATGGAGCTGGCCACTGAAGCCAGGGAGGCTGCAGCGGGGCGCAAGGACGATGGAGTGGAAGGAGACGCTAGCAACTGTAATGAACTAAAAGATCATTCTTTGAATTGAAGTTTCTCAAAGTTGAATGCAGCACATGTAGAAATACAAGTGTAGATTTAATCTCAGGAGCAGCTTCCACCAAATTAACACTACCACTTAAAGTCATTCCCTTCAAACCCAATAGGATTGAATGCAAGCCTGGTTTCCATAGTGATCCTCATACAAGCACAGGCGCTTATTAAGAGGGCGTGTATGTGTTGACTTGGCAGTGTGGCAGGATAATAATAGCACTCTTGACAAAGAATAGGCACACAATGTCCATTTATTGGTTAATGTCCGCCAGTTTTGTTGTGACTGCCGAGCAACAAAACACCTACAACTGAAATAGTGTCGTTAAGGCATCAACTGCACATTTAAGCATCTATAATCTCATGGTTTATGATCACATCATTGTTCCTTGCTGCTGCACAATGACCCAATTTAAGCTGTTGATTATAAAAGGTCCTCTTAATTCATATGTAGTGTCCTGTGACTGCAGTAGTCTGACATTCTCAGATGTTTCTATGTTATTTTCAGCTGGTGGCAACAGGAAAGACAAATCCCTGCGCATTATGAGCCAGAAGTTTGTCATGCTGTTCCTGGTGTCCAAAACTCAGACCGTTACCCTGGACGCAGCAGCAAAGATCCTCATCGAGGAGAGTCAGGACTCATCCAGTCACAGCAAGTATAAAAGTAAGAGACAAAGTACAAAAGAGTATGTCCTACCGTAATACAAAATCCTGTTTCTAAACTAAACGCCATCTCTGTATCTTCAGCTAAGGTGCGGCGACTATACGACATCGCAAATGTGCTGACCAGCCTGGGCCTCATAAAGAAGGTCCATGTCCGGGAGGAGAGGGGCAGGAAGCCGGCCTTCAAGTGGCATGGCCCTGTTGAATTCAAAAGCTCTGGAAATGCTGGTAAGAATTAAAGAGAAATCTAAAGTAGTTCTTCTCAAAGAATTGCGAAGAACCCCTTTCAAAAGACATCTGGTGACagtgattttgttttaaaaaaacaaatggaagATTTATTGCTAACAAACGGCATTTTTCATTATTGCCCTTATGCTAACTCAATCCTTATCCACTTCACTATTATCAGCTGGAGGAAATACTGTGAATGTGTCAGCTGTCACTCTGCCCGAGGACTTTAGAAAAGCCAAGATGGCACGGCACGCCTCATTCAACATTGCACCTAATTCTGTGGCCATACAGCGGCTGGTCAACTCTGCACCCAGCAGTCCACGACGAGACCTTATGGGTAAGacactttttttgttgtctCTGCCACTGTTTAGTCAGTCAACCAATAATTTATTGCAGTAGAATGTTTTTATATTGTCTGATAAattgtgccccccccccccttgcagGTCAGCTTAACCAGCCTGTGGATTTCTCCAAAAAGACTACAAGCAACCATGCAGTGTGCCTGCAGTTTGGAAACAGCACTGAGTGagttctctcacacacacacacacacacacacacagcactgtaaTCACCCATGCATTCTCTTGCCGTAGATTTATCTGAAGTCATCCACCACAGATTTACTGCCAAACAATTTACTGCACACAGTGGCTCTTTTTGCTAACCTTTGCCAGGACAGTCTATCAGTATTACTGTGGAGAATCCACATCAGCTGCCTGTGACAAGGACAAAGGGTCCTGTAGCTGTTAGAAGCTGAAGATAAAGTTAATATTATGAACTGTTCCGATCTTTAAATTAAGTCTGCTTTCAGATTGAAGCTACACAATTGCATCTGAATGGATAAACTCAGTGTTTATTGCCACACTAGGCATTTAAACCTATAATAAACCTAGTGCTAAGATGCCAAGGCTCCATTCACTGAAGCGGTCTCTCATACAGAATATTTCACACACTCACTGCCAGTGTTTGCATTGGCTAATGTGGCTGTAGCTTCAGGCTACATGTAACATGCCACTGTGGATATGAATAGTTTTGGTCTCCTATGAATGCATGCGTTGGCTCCATAGATACAGTACACAGTggtttatgttattttttatgCTTTGCCTGCTTGTGGCCAAACCACAGCTGCCTCAGGACTGTGGCTGTTAAGTGCTTTTGGAGGGAGCGAAATAATAGGgaagagaagtgtgtgtgttgaaaatgaaatattttagaCATGAAGTTGGGTAAAAATGCATCAGAGGCATTGGTTACCCACGGGATAAGAGTTGGGGGTTCATAGCTGGGGTTTGCTGGACGAAGCATGCAGggccgaacccccaactgctcggggcgcctgtccatcaacagctgcagccccctcactctgacatctctccattagtgcatgtataggtactcagggctgtgtgtaatgtgtgttctaacaacagagtgaaaacattgtaattccCGACTTTCTGACTATGAATACAAAAAGCCTGTGAAAAGGTTAAGTGCAGGTTTTGATTCTTGCATCGCACAAAGAAGGACAACGATATATTGCCGTATCAATATTTTGTCCCACCCCTAATTCTAATGGCTCATCATTTCTCGCTTCTTTTTCGTTTCCCTGCAGTAACCGTCCCATCTGCCGCAGCAGCACGCTGGCTCCGTCCTCCACCCACCCCACCCTGCTGGCACCTTCTCTCCACCCAGAGCACCCCCACTGCTTGGCCTACCTGCCCAGCCTGTCTCAGCCCTCGGTGGTCATGCTGTACAGGGCGCCAGACAAGCCTGACCAGATACCTGAAGGTCCAAGATCGCCCAGGCTGGAGTCTGAGgaggggaggaagagaaggagggaagaGGAGGTGACGGTGTTGAAGAAGAAGGGAAGGTCTGGGTTAGAGGAGTGTGACCAGGTGTGGTGCTGTTGTTTTAGCATGATGATACAGTATGTATGACATTTTGcacagagaaaaataaatgtaattaatgtTATTGATGGTGGTTCTCTTCTTGGTTAAGCTTGATGGGGAACAATATAATTATTTTTGGTTCAGTGCAGTTTTGCGCCTACAATCACAAGATCCTGTTAGTAAGTCTGGATAGCAGACCGTTAAattgaaaatatgaaataatacACACTTGCTAATGAAGATAACTCATTCCTGGTGTAATTAAAGACTTATATTAGTAATGTATAGGAAATTTGATAATTGGAAAACCTAGTCATGAATCAGGCTGCACAATCCTAGTAATTGGAAAAGCCCCATTTTTCATAGTAAGATGGTTCTTTATGAGAATTACTTGGTTGGTCCAATGGTAGGAGGGGAGAGTGTTAATCAGTGCATTGTTACATGTCATGATGTAAAATGTTCATTCAAGATGGATTGTAGACTTCAACTCGTTTGAGGACTAGTGTCTTGCACTGCATCCGATGCACAGCTAGAAACTTGTGGTTCCTTTATTTAAACCATGTCCATCAGCTGGTCCACGTTCATTTATACCCATTGTTTATTTTCCTGCCAGATGGGAGCTGAAGCTCACAGTGAAGCAGCAGAGTGTTCACAGACGGCTAACGCTAGGACTTCCCCAAATCGCCCAGCAGGCCTCTCCACAGAGCGGACGCTGAATGAGTGTCTacgcagcaacagcagcagtgaGCCGGCCCAACCATCACACTACCTCTATGTACCCAACAATGCAGGTATATACACTACTAGATCCACTACACAATACTCTCTACAATCAAGAACTGTCACCTCCCTTAGTGGGCATTCACACAGCCTGCATCGGCCATTTAGACTGCGGCACGGTTTGCTCAACTTTTGGTGAAACGCAACCCGACGTCACGCTGCGGTGACCAGTCATGACTTGTCCGTGTGTTTGAGgaggtgtgagagtcccgttcAGTAAACGGGagacatcactgcctctatcgctgccacaagaacgtTTTTAAACACTGCCCAGTACAGTCAATCTGTCTCgcttgtctcttttctttctccgtgaagctgccttcaagtgcggccGTAAACGTCGAGATCTTTAAACGACCTGACGAAAAACAGTaactgaaatataaagtctacttgtgctacattgggggattcaagaacacaacaggacgtcacacataAATGGGCCGGTTCATTGACCCTCCCCCTGCAGCACAACCCTGTGGAAAACTGCCGGATCGCCTTTCCCTGTCTGAACGCAGCCTTAGGCTGTTCTCTCAAGTGAACTGTATGCACGGTAAACACTTGATTCGGGCGCTCTGTGAAGATTATTTATTCCCATTGATTTATCAGAAATTGGTCACAGGTACGAACACAACCGCCACTCGGTCCGGGCCGTGATCTGCCATTTGGTGATGCCCAGGGCAGTccaatttatataaaaaaaaaaaaaaaaaaaaaaaaaaaacctcttacCATTTTCTCGTGATGTTTCTTCTTCTCCAGGTCTAAATAGCCTCAACTTCCTCCTCTCTGGCGGCCAGCCACCAGCCAGCCTAGCACTTCCTCCCAGTAGTGTTCCCGCCCTGGCGCTGCCCTACGTCCTGGTTCCCTCTGCAGCCCTCTCCCACTACCCCCTGGTGGCCAGCGCTCTACGACAGCAAGGCTCCGAGGCCCATAACAACCTGAGCTTTAGCCTGCCTGCTGTGATGTCACCTGCCCACTTTATGGTGGAGGCGGTGCCGTACGGCCTGGCAGCAGCATCAGAGATCAGCACGTCACCCGTTCCATCACCGTCCACTCCGGAACAGAGCCGGCTGTACGGATCAGCAGGCGCTCCACATTCTCCCTCAGCGCCACGTCAGACAGTCAGCATCACCACACCAGAACCACTGGTAAGAACTGTtgtagacacacacgcacgtttcactctttgtggggacccgtcattgacgtaatgcattccctagccccttaccctaaccttaaccatcacaactaaatgcctaaccttaacccttaccataacctaattctaaccctaaccctaaaaccaagtcttaaccctcaaacagccctttaaacttgtggggtccagcattttggccccacaaagctgtccggaccccacaagtatactgtagtctcggtttttggaccccacgaatatagttacacacacacacacacacacgtctctgCTGTGGCAACGTATTAACTCAGACATCATTTGCCTTCATAATGATACATGACCTTTCTGGTACCAGGCACTTGCAAAATGCCACAACCCAGCTTGACATGAGAGCATATGCGGCATCTGTTTTGTGGAAGGTTTCTCCTCATTTACTCATTTAGACGCTTACTCATTTAGCGGTTCAATTTGATTAATCTCCAAGTTGTTGAATAGGGATTAATGTTCTTGTCTGCAAAGCCTAACACAATCTGCTGGCATTGCTATTCTCAAATAGAGTCGTTTTTAGACAACCTGCTGAGGCGGATTGCTGGAAGGCTAATTAATGCAGCATTAGAAACAATGTGACGAGTCAATGGCCGTGTTATAATGAGGCATAAATCAGGGGTGGCCTGTcttcccccccccacactttCACTTTTAATATGGGCAGAGTGGTACCTTCATGAAAAGGTCCAGGTGTTAGATACTAGTAGGGCTGGGTTTtagaaaatcaattttttttttttattctaattgAACACGGGCATCTATTCTAGTATTGTCTAGTCATGTTATGGTGGTCTGGCAACAGTTGTG
This window contains:
- the e2f7 gene encoding transcription factor E2F7, whose protein sequence is MEVECLTLKDLTSPRKSFSVEPEEDGGQSEQKENICTERRRSTPLKSAESTIPALLINRKGATPDLAHITPIKHTTLAEPWTPTANLKMLISAASPDIRDREMKKVLFRPIENEKDQSASPDTVAEDTEVEDSCQFEAVEEEEDADKKPSRKQKSLGLLCQKFLALYPDYPPLHSPIWISLDEVATSLGVERRRIYDIVNVLESLMIVGRIAKNSYTWYGRRRLEATLEELQRRGRQQGYHLQMELATEAREAAAGRKDDGVEGDASNSGGNRKDKSLRIMSQKFVMLFLVSKTQTVTLDAAAKILIEESQDSSSHSKYKTKVRRLYDIANVLTSLGLIKKVHVREERGRKPAFKWHGPVEFKSSGNAAGGNTVNVSAVTLPEDFRKAKMARHASFNIAPNSVAIQRLVNSAPSSPRRDLMGQLNQPVDFSKKTTSNHAVCLQFGNSTDNRPICRSSTLAPSSTHPTLLAPSLHPEHPHCLAYLPSLSQPSVVMLYRAPDKPDQIPEGPRSPRLESEEGRKRRREEEVTVLKKKGRSGLEECDQMGAEAHSEAAECSQTANARTSPNRPAGLSTERTLNECLRSNSSSEPAQPSHYLYVPNNAGLNSLNFLLSGGQPPASLALPPSSVPALALPYVLVPSAALSHYPLVASALRQQGSEAHNNLSFSLPAVMSPAHFMVEAVPYGLAAASEISTSPVPSPSTPEQSRLYGSAGAPHSPSAPRQTVSITTPEPLTPHSPKETTPSASKAFFQTPGTLGSVVSAAPAGRRRGSAQRRLDIGHPPTS